One Halobacterium wangiae genomic window, GGCGGCGATCGCCGTCGCAGCGAGCGTGCTGCTCCGAGAGATTCCCGCCTCGCAGTGTATCAGTGTCGACCCGTCCCGCCCGTGGAGGTCGCACGCCGCGTCGGCGGCCGCCTCGAACGCGGCCCAGTCGTTCCCGGGACCGTCCGCCAGGGGGCAGTGGTGGGTCGTGAGTGGGTGTTCGTCCCCGGTCGCCGACAGCACGACGTCGAACGACCGGTCGTGGCACGCCGGGTCCGCGGCGAGCGCGTTCCCGAGGAACAGGTCGCGGTCACCGATGCGCCGGAGTACGGGACGCTTTGCGGTGTAGCCGAACGGTCGGACGAACAGGTTCGAACTGGTTGAGTCGTGGCTCATTCGACCCGCAAGCGGGCGGACTGCCGACGGACGCGTGCGTCTAACTCCCGTTGCTCCCGCTCTCGGACTCGACGCCCATCGCGTCGAACAGTTTGCGCGTCACCGCCTCCTCCGTCAGGGCGAGCAGCGTGTTCCGGTTGTCCTCGGTGGTCTCGATACCCGTGAAGATGCCCAGCGGAATCTCCGCGGACGCCTGCGTCGAGTGCCCGGCGGCCTCGCCGATGTCGACG contains:
- a CDS encoding protein-tyrosine phosphatase family protein, translated to MSHDSTSSNLFVRPFGYTAKRPVLRRIGDRDLFLGNALAADPACHDRSFDVVLSATGDEHPLTTHHCPLADGPGNDWAAFEAAADAACDLHGRDGSTLIHCEAGISRSSTLAATAIAAEEDRTFVDALHSVQDARPHAVPHPALHELAVVYLAARR